A genome region from Thermoanaerobaculia bacterium includes the following:
- a CDS encoding benzoate-CoA ligase family protein: protein MRDPSPPAAIEIPERFNLADWLLDERLREGRGGEVALRLADRDLTYDAVAALSRRYANVLAGLGLRAEERVFLMLPDGPDFVGALFGALRAGGVVVMLNPELHADAIAALVDYLRPRFSVIDGRLAHTWAEALGMSQERTQLLTVGDRAPGCPAFEELSRTVADDFPTVRTHRDDPAVMLFSGGTTGRPKAVVQSHRSYAFTTQAYGQRILGLTASDTTLSVPKLFFGYALGSNLFFPFSVGASACLFPEKATAESVFAAIARHRPSVLVTVPTMIQQMVSHPGAGAQNLACLRLATSAGEALAVTLRERWDETFGVELLDGLGTAEQWHIFISHRPGRVRPGTLGEAVPGFEVRVKDDAGQDLADGEIGPLWVRGGARAWGYFRELDKTQDTFRGEWVVPGDLVSRDADGFFTYQGRGDDVFKVAGRWFSPAEVEGTLLRHPQVAECAVVGIVDGNGLLKPHAWVIPRRAAPGLAQELSDFVARELLPFKAPRIVHLVEELPRTHLGKIDRGALKRPPSTEGANR, encoded by the coding sequence ATGAGAGATCCTTCGCCCCCGGCCGCGATCGAGATCCCCGAACGGTTCAATCTGGCGGACTGGCTGCTCGACGAGAGGTTGCGCGAGGGCAGGGGCGGCGAAGTCGCGCTGCGGCTCGCGGATCGTGACCTCACTTACGACGCGGTCGCCGCACTTTCGCGGCGCTACGCGAATGTCCTTGCGGGCCTGGGTTTGCGCGCCGAGGAGCGCGTCTTCCTCATGCTGCCCGACGGGCCGGATTTCGTCGGCGCCCTGTTCGGCGCGCTGCGCGCCGGCGGAGTCGTGGTGATGCTCAATCCCGAGCTCCACGCCGATGCGATCGCTGCGCTCGTCGACTACCTCCGGCCGCGTTTCTCGGTCATCGACGGCCGGCTGGCGCACACCTGGGCCGAGGCGCTCGGAATGAGCCAGGAACGGACGCAGCTCCTCACGGTCGGCGACCGCGCCCCCGGCTGCCCGGCGTTCGAAGAGCTCTCCCGCACCGTCGCCGACGACTTTCCCACGGTCCGGACTCACCGCGACGATCCGGCGGTGATGCTCTTCTCCGGCGGCACCACCGGACGCCCGAAAGCGGTCGTGCAGAGCCACCGCTCGTACGCCTTCACCACACAGGCCTATGGACAGCGGATTTTGGGCCTCACCGCAAGCGACACCACGCTCTCCGTCCCGAAGCTCTTTTTCGGCTATGCGCTGGGATCGAACCTGTTCTTCCCCTTCTCCGTCGGCGCCTCCGCCTGCCTGTTTCCGGAGAAGGCGACCGCCGAGAGCGTCTTCGCGGCGATCGCGCGCCACCGCCCGTCCGTGCTCGTCACCGTCCCGACGATGATCCAGCAGATGGTGAGTCACCCCGGAGCAGGAGCGCAGAACCTCGCGTGCCTGAGACTCGCGACCTCCGCTGGCGAAGCCCTCGCAGTGACGCTGCGCGAGCGCTGGGACGAGACTTTCGGCGTCGAGCTCCTCGACGGTCTCGGTACGGCCGAGCAGTGGCACATCTTCATCTCGCACCGGCCCGGCCGTGTCCGGCCGGGGACGCTCGGAGAGGCGGTACCCGGCTTCGAGGTGCGGGTGAAGGACGACGCCGGCCAGGATCTCGCCGACGGCGAGATCGGGCCGCTCTGGGTGCGCGGCGGAGCGCGAGCCTGGGGCTACTTTCGCGAGCTGGACAAGACCCAGGACACGTTTCGCGGCGAGTGGGTCGTCCCCGGCGACCTCGTGTCGCGCGACGCGGATGGCTTCTTCACCTATCAGGGGCGCGGCGATGACGTCTTCAAGGTCGCCGGCAGGTGGTTCTCCCCCGCCGAGGTCGAGGGCACGCTGCTCCGCCACCCGCAGGTCGCCGAATGTGCCGTGGTCGGAATCGTCGACGGGAACGGCCTGCTCAAGCCGCACGCCTGGGTGATCCCCAGACGGGCCGCTCCCGGTCTCGCGCAGGAGCTCTCGGATTTCGTGGCGCGGGAGCTCCTGCCCTTCAAGGCGCCACGAATCGTCCATCTCGTCGAAGAGCTTCCCCGGACCCACCTGGGCAAGATCGATCGCGGCGCCCTCAAGCGCCCGCCGTCCACCGAAGGGGCGAACCGATGA